In Candidatus Fusobacterium pullicola, the genomic stretch AAGAGATAGAAATAATTGATACAGATGTTGAAGTATTAGAGTTATATGAATTTTTAATAGATATAGCTAATTATGTAATCACTTGTGATGCTAAATTAGGTGATGGAGAGACAGTTGGATTTTCTCCAGAGCAAAAACTTCCTATTTCAATTTCAAAGGGAGTAGCTTTAAAGCAAGATACAGTAAAAATAGAGTTCAATAATAGTAATAAGTAAAAATTTGATATAAATAAGGAGAGAGTGATGATAGATATAAATGAAGATTTATGGTTTGATACTTTTGAGGAGTATTCTATAAAATTTGGAGATGTAAGACCAGATTATAAAAAATTAAAGCCTGAGGAAGCTGAGATGGGTGCACTATTCAATATGGAATTAGATATGCATAATGGAGGTTTTTTACAATTTTATTGTAACTGGGGATATGAAGCTTATATATATGCTTTAAGAGGATTAGAGAGTATAGGAGCATTAGAAACTAAAAAAATTCTTGAGAAGCAATATGGTGTAATAGCTAGATTAAAAGATGATAAGAGAGTAGATGAACTTTGGGCTATTCCTGAATTTTTAAAGGATAG encodes the following:
- a CDS encoding DMP19 family protein — translated: MIDINEDLWFDTFEEYSIKFGDVRPDYKKLKPEEAEMGALFNMELDMHNGGFLQFYCNWGYEAYIYALRGLESIGALETKKILEKQYGVIARLKDDKRVDELWAIPEFLKD